One genomic region from Magallana gigas chromosome 3, xbMagGiga1.1, whole genome shotgun sequence encodes:
- the LOC117680702 gene encoding blastula protease 10 has translation MRLLGFVLTVAFVYQAKSRTMDEALSSAMENSQAFDLVSSESSGIVRVELDILMFMDDYLKEGKAREEEQKGKRKKRKAYRLESSRWPNNLVPYTIESGTFSSSDINVINNAINTWNTQTCLRFQTRSSENDYVVFQNGNGGCSSFVGRIGGSQGINLANGCRFRDIVEHEIGHAIGFWHEQSRPDRDGFVTVVEGNVISSLLYNFEKKPVSQVNTFQVAYDYRSVMHYGQNAFSVNGQPTIRTIDPAFQTVIGTAPTLSFRDIKLANLMYNCAANCPSLLCPGEGFVGKDCSCKCPTGNPNSPIQNCASIPQSTTTTQSTTSGAVVASTTAAPPVAGSTTTPAVVPTTTQPACQNRHRLCGLWSRFGFCSRSRFIRMYCKVSCNTCTAVERCEDFGMHCSYLMRRGFCNSRNRRISSYMRSSCAATCEFCEAGQLLGVNAQSNAPGLGFTSLIFLVPMMVLSQLLHL, from the exons GCCAGGCTTTTGACTTGGTTTCCAGCGAGTCTTCCGGAATCGTCCGAGTGGAACTTGATATCCTTATGTTTATGGACGACTACCTTAAGGAAGGAAAGGCAAG ggaggaAGAACAAAAAGGCAAAAGGAAGAAGAGGAAGGCTTATAGATTAGAGAGCTCAAGATGGCCAAACAACCTCGTCCCGTACACGATAGAATCCGGAACTTTCA gTTCTTCTGACATAAACGTGATTAATAACGCTATCAACACATGGAACACCCAGACGTGTTTGAGATTCCAAACCAGGAGTTCTGAGAATGATTACGTCGTATTTCAAAATGGCAATGG AGGCTGTTCTTCCTTCGTTGGACGTATTGGCGGAAGTCAAGGCATCAATCTTGCTAATGGCTGCAGATTT agAGATATTGTTGAGCACGAGATAGGGCACGCTATTGGTTTCTGGCACGAGCAAAGCCGGCCCGACAGAGATGGATTCGTTACTGTTGTGGAGGGCAATGTTATTTCCAGTCTGTtgtataattttgaaaagaagCCAGTTTCTCAAGTGAACACGTTTCAAGTCGCATACGACTACCGCAGCGTGATGCACTATGGACAGAAC GCTTTCAGTGTCAACGGTCAGCCTACAATCCGGACCATAGACCCCGCTTTCCAAACTGTAATTGGAACCGCACCAACGCTCAGCTTTAGAGATATCAAGCTGGCTAACTTGATGTACAATTGTGCTG CAAATTGTCCAAGCCTACTTTGTCCCGGAGAAGGTTTTGTCGGCAAAGATTGTTCCTGTAAATGTCCAACCGGAAATCCCAATTCCCCTATACAGAACTGTGCTTCCATCCCTCAGAGCACCACAACCACCCAATCTACCACCAGTGGTGCTGTGGTTGCTTCCACGACCGCCGCTCCCCCTGTCGCCGGTTCAACAACCACCCCTGCCGTGGTTCCAACAACCACTCAACCTG CGTGCCAGAACAGACACCGATTATGTGGACTTTGGAGCAGATTTGGATTCTGTTCACGCAGCCGATTTATAAGAATGTACTGTAAAGTATCCTGCAACACATGCACTG CCGTGGAAAGGTGCGAGGACTTCGGGATGCATTGTTCATATTTGATGAGACGAGGATTTTGTAATAGCAGAAACCGAAGAATCAGCAGTTATATGCGTTCTAGTTGTGCTGCTACTTGCGAATTCTGTGAAG cTGGACAGTTACTTGGAG taAACGCACAAAGCAATGCCCCTGGACTCGGATTTACTAGTTTAATCTTTCTAGTTCCAATGATGGTCTTGAGTCAGTTGCTGCATTTGTAG